TGCCATCGTCGTCGACGGGATGGGGCTGTTCTTCACGGCCATCTTCACCAGCGTCGCCGCCTTGGTCGTCGTCGCGAGCTACGACTACCTCGAAGACGACGAGAACCCGGCGGCGTTCTACTCGCTGCTGCTGTTTGCGACGACCGCGATGTCGATCATGGCAGTCTCGAACTCGCTGTCGACCGTCTTCATCAGCCTCGAGATGGCCTCGCTGCCATCCTACGCGTTGGTCGCCTACCTCAAGACCAACCGTGGGAGCGTCGAAGCAGGCCTGAAATACTTCCTGATCGGCGCGCTGTCGGCAGCGGTCTTCGCGTTCGGTATTAGCCTCGTCTACGGGGCAACCGGGACGCTCCTGCTGCCGGAGATTGCGGCCCAGATCGGTGGCGTCGGTGACCTCCAAGGAATCCTCGGCGTGGGGATTCTGATGGTCGCCGGTGGCTTCCTGTTCAAGACGGCCTCGGTGCCGTTCCACTTCTGGGCACCCGAAGCCTACGAGGGCGCACCCGCACCCGTGAGTGCGTTCCTCTCGTCGGCCTCGAAGGCTGCCGGATTTGTGGTGGCGTTCCGCGTGTTCGCAGTTGCGTTCATGCCTGCGCTCGATATCGCGATCAACTGGGCGCTGCTGTTCGGGATTCTCGCAGTCGTCACGATGACACTCGGGAACTTCGCTGCCGCGACCCAGACGAACGTCAAGCGCATGCTGGCGTACTCCTCGATTGGACAGGCTGGCTACGCGCTGATCGGCCTCGCAGCCATTACGGCCGGTGCGAACGAGGCTAACGCCGCAGTCATGGGCGCAGCGATGGCCCACCTGCTGGTCTATGGCTTCATGAACACGGGCGCGTTCCTGTTTATCGCCATGGTCGAATACTGGGGCGTCGGCCGTACCTTCGAGGACTACGCTGGACTCGGACGAAAGGCACCGATGGCCTCGATGGCGATGGCTGTCTTCATGTTCAGTCTGGCTGGCCTGCCGGTGGCTGGTGGATTCTTCTCGAAGTACTTCCTGTTCGCCAGTGCAATCGACGCCGGCTTCTGGTGGCTCGCGGCGGTCGGTGCGGTCACCAGTGCGCTGTCGCTGTTCTACTACAGCCGCGTCGTCAAGGCGCTGTGGATCGAGGAGCCAAACGGAAACCTCGACGCACTCGACAGCAAGCCAACCGGCTTGTATGCCGCAGTCATCGTCGCTGGCGTGATCACCGTGCTACTGCTGCCCGGCTTCGGTCCGGTCATCGAGACCGCACAGACAGCTGCTGGCGCACTGTTCGCCTAATCAGCAGCCACTGTTTTTCGCTGTCGACCCTCTTGAATAGCGACACGGCACCGTTTTCCCGGTCGACCACCTGTGGCTAGCTATGATGCGTCGGCTCGTTCTCGGTGATGGGGCACTCGGTCGGACCCTGATAGACCGTGCGGTCTCACAGCCGGGCGAGCTGTACGTCGTTACCGCCGACAGCGGCTGGGTGACGACGCTCCGGGACGACAGTATTGCGGCCGTCGAGGGCGATCCCGCCGATCCAACGCAGTACCCCTCAGCCGCCGATATCGTCGTCATCGCTGCCGATGATCCGGCACAAACCGAACGAATTACCGACACTGCCAGACAGCAGTTCCCCGACTCAATGCTGCTCGTCACTATCGGCGTGGATGCCACAGCCGCACAACGGCGTCGACTCGGGGAGGTGGCCGACACGGTGGTCGATCCCCGAGAAAAAATCACGGACCGAGTGATCGAGGCGACCGCACACACGCAGGGTGGTGGAATGGGGCTGCTGTTGTCGACGCTCCGGTCACTCTCCAAACCGCTGGCCGTGGTGGCTCACGACAACCCCGATCCGGACGCGATTGCGAGTGCGGTCGGGCTGGTTCGGATCGCCGAATCGGTCGGTGTCCCGGCCGAAGCCTGCTACTTCGGCGAGATTTCTCATCAAGAGAACCGTGCGCTGGTCAACCTCCTAGATCTCACGCTCCGGCCGGTCGACACCGATGTGTTCGATCCCGACGACTACGGTGCAATCGCGCTGGTCGACCACGCCCAGCCGGGTGTTAATGACAGCCTACCGCCGGAAACACCCGTCCAAATCGTCGTCGACCACCACCCAGCCCGGATGCCAATCGACACAACCGACAGATACGTCGACATTCGGCCGGACGTCGGCTCGACGAGCACGATTATCACCGAGTATTTCCGACGGCTTGGTATCTCGCCCGACCAACAGCTGTCGACGGCCCTGCTGTATGGAATTCAGACCGATACCAAACGGTTCACCAGGGAGGTCTCGGAGGCCGATTTCGAGGCCGCAGCTACCCTCACAGGAACCGCCAGCGAGGCCGATCTCGAACGGATCGAATCACCGAGCGTTACCCCGTCGGTCGTCGAAACGCTGGCCACCGCGATTCAGCGACGTGATGTCCGGGGATCAGCACTGGCAACGTGTGTCGGCGCGATCACCGACCGAGACGCCCTCGCTCAAGCCGCCGACGATCTGCTGGATATGGAGGGGATTTCGACGGTGCTCGTCTATGGCTACACCGAGGAGATGATCTATGTCTCGGGACGGACACGCGGCGGGACAGTCGACCTCGGCGAGACACTTCGGGAGGCGCTCGATCAGATCGGGAGTGCCGGTGGCCACGCGAACATGGCCGGCGCACAGCTCCCGCTCGGTATTCTGAATGACCTCTGTGAGAGCGATGAGCTCGCCGATGTCGTTCACGACCTGATCGCAGGGCGGTTTTTCGCCGCACTCGATGCGGCGACGGAGTCAGCCGAGTACATGATCAACCCACCGCTCGGCGGCTCGAAACAGTAGTCACTGCCTACTGCGACACAGGGTATGCCGACGAGTCGACCGTAGCTTTTTGCCCACGTTGGGCCAACACCAGCTATGGAGAGCAAGCCGCGGGTCAAGGAGTATATGACTCACGAAGTCTCGACGGTGTCGCCGGACGATTCGGTCGACGAAGTGACACGCCGGATCGTCGAAAGCGAGGGCCACAACGGGTTTCCGGTCTGTCGAGAGCTGACCGTCAAGGGGTTCGTGACCGCCCGAGATCTGCTTGCAGCCGACAGCGAGACGCCGATTTCGGCAGTGATGACTCCCGATATTCTGGTTGCCGATCCCGAAATGGCGGTGACCGATGCTGCTCGCGTAATTCTTCGGTCGGGGATTCAGAAGCTCCCGGTCGTCGACGACGAGGGTCGACTGATCGGTATTCTCTCGAACACCGATGTGGTCCGGAGCCAGATCGAACGCGTCACACCCGAGAAGGTGGGCAAACTCCGGCGGAGCCTCGAACAGATCCACAATGGGGTCGAACTCACCGAGGAGCGACGAACCGTTTCGCTGGCCGATCTCACACCGACACAGGAGCGCGTCTACGCCGACGAACTCGCCGGTCGACGCTACGAACTCGAACGGGGACTCGCCGAGCCGCTGGTCGTCATCGACAACACCGGAACAGCCGACACCGATACTCCCGAACTGTATCTCGCCGATGGCCACCATCGCGTGTTGGCCGCCGACAGTCTAGATATTCCTGAGATGGACGCCTACGTAATCGTCCTCAACGAGTCTGTCGACCTCGGGATCGCGAAGACAGCCAACAAACACGACCTGACGAGCATCGAAGACATCGCAATCGTCGATTACGCCCGCCACCCGCTCGTCGAGACGACCGAGCGGCTTCAGGAGTAGGTAATCACTAAGTCCGTGGCAGACAGCCTGCGAGTATGTACACTATTCACGCACACAGTTGGAGTGACAGATAGTGAGTACGGACGCCAGCGAGGAGCAACCGACGGTTATCGGCGTCGACGTCGGCGGTACCTTCACTGATGTCGTCCTGTTGGCCGACGGTGAACTGACGACACTGAAAGTACCGACCACCAAAGACCAAAGCAAGGGCGTTATGCAGGGCCTAACGCGGGCCTGTTCGGCCGCAGATATCGCCCCGAGTGAGATCGATGCGTTCAGCCACGCGATGACCGTCTCGGTCAACGCCTTGTTGGAGGAAAACGGCGCAAAAACGGCGCTGATTACCACCGAGGGGTTCCGGGATGTGCTCGAAATCGGTCGACAGGACCGCCCCGCACTTTACGATCTGAACGCCGACAAACCGACGCCACTCGTTCCCCGACGGCGACGGTTTGAACTCGGCGAACGGGCGACAACAGAGGGTATCGAACGGCCAGTCGACGACAGTGAGATCGACAGGCTCGTCGACACAATCGTCGACAGTGAAATTGAAAGCGTCGCCGTCTGTCTGCTTCATGCCTACGCCCATCCGGACAACGAAAAACGGGTCGCAGCGCGACTCCGTGAGCGGCTCGATGTTCCGGTGTCTGCCTCCCATGAGGTGCTGGCGGAGTTCCGCGAGTACGAACGGAGTTCGACGACAGTAGTCGACGCCTACGTCCGTCCGCCAATCGAACGCTATCTCTCACGACTCGAAGGGCGCGCCGTCGACGCTGGTGTGCCAACCCCACGTATTATGCAGTCCAACGGTGGCATCGCCGACAGCGAGACCGTCCGAAAGCGGGCAGTCACCACCGTTCTCTCCGGGCCCGCGGCGGGCGTTACCAGCGCGAGTGCGGTTGAAACCGACAAGGAGGGACTGATCACCTTCGATATGGGCGGTACCTCCAGCGATGTGAGTCTCGTCCGAGAGGGAGGCGCGGAGATCACAACCGACGCCAAAATCGGTGGTCGACCCATCGGCGTGCCGATGGTCGACGTCCATACGGTCGGCGCGGGCGGCGGCTCGATTGGGTGGGTCGACGCCGGTGGCGCGCTTCGGGTCGGCCCGGAGTCCGCCGGCGCGATGCCGGGACCCGCGGCCTACGGTCGCGGCGGCACCAAGCCGACGGTCACCGACGCCAACCTCGTGTTGGGGTATATCGGCGACGACGCCGAACTCGGCGGTGATCTTTCGCTGGATGCCGAGGCCGCACGGACAGCACTCGACTCGCTCGCAGCAGAGGCCGGGGTAGACGGCCCACTAGCTGCCGCCCGCGGTGTCTACCGAATTGCCAACGCCAACATGACACGGGCGATTCGGGCGGTCACGGTCGAACGCGGCCACGATCCACGCCAGTTTGGCCTCTGTGCGTTCGGCGGCGCTGGCCCGATGCACGCCGCGCAGATGGCCGAAACGCTCGGCGTCGACAGGGTAGTCGTCCCCTACGCCAGCGGCGTCCGGTCGGCGTTCGGCCTGCTGTCGGCCGACGAGAAACACGACGCGGCCCAAACAGTTCGAACACCGCTTTCGGCGGTCGACTCGGAGTTAATTGACGAGACGCTCTCGGAACTCCGGTCGGATGTGCTCTCTCGGCTGGGTTCTGGAGTCGACGAGACGGCGGCGAGAGTCGAGTATGCGGCTGATCTCCGCTACAGCGGCCAGAGCTTCGAACTCACCGTACCGATTTCGCGGCCGGTCGACATCGAGACGGTCGACTCGGCGTTCCACGCGGCTCACGAACAGAACTCGGGCTACCGAATGGACGATCCAGTCGAACTCGTCACGCTCCGGGCGACTGCAGTGGCCGAACGTGAGCCACCAGCAGTCGTCTA
This sequence is a window from Halohasta litchfieldiae. Protein-coding genes within it:
- a CDS encoding NADH-quinone oxidoreductase subunit N, encoding MSTLLQTEPTNWLYAIWSLQPTVILAVTALLVLAIDSLWPDARSNTTLAITAAAGTLLSVGVTVWYLVAGTGQGATGGAISLFSDAIVVDGMGLFFTAIFTSVAALVVVASYDYLEDDENPAAFYSLLLFATTAMSIMAVSNSLSTVFISLEMASLPSYALVAYLKTNRGSVEAGLKYFLIGALSAAVFAFGISLVYGATGTLLLPEIAAQIGGVGDLQGILGVGILMVAGGFLFKTASVPFHFWAPEAYEGAPAPVSAFLSSASKAAGFVVAFRVFAVAFMPALDIAINWALLFGILAVVTMTLGNFAAATQTNVKRMLAYSSIGQAGYALIGLAAITAGANEANAAVMGAAMAHLLVYGFMNTGAFLFIAMVEYWGVGRTFEDYAGLGRKAPMASMAMAVFMFSLAGLPVAGGFFSKYFLFASAIDAGFWWLAAVGAVTSALSLFYYSRVVKALWIEEPNGNLDALDSKPTGLYAAVIVAGVITVLLLPGFGPVIETAQTAAGALFA
- a CDS encoding DHHA1 domain-containing protein; amino-acid sequence: MMRRLVLGDGALGRTLIDRAVSQPGELYVVTADSGWVTTLRDDSIAAVEGDPADPTQYPSAADIVVIAADDPAQTERITDTARQQFPDSMLLVTIGVDATAAQRRRLGEVADTVVDPREKITDRVIEATAHTQGGGMGLLLSTLRSLSKPLAVVAHDNPDPDAIASAVGLVRIAESVGVPAEACYFGEISHQENRALVNLLDLTLRPVDTDVFDPDDYGAIALVDHAQPGVNDSLPPETPVQIVVDHHPARMPIDTTDRYVDIRPDVGSTSTIITEYFRRLGISPDQQLSTALLYGIQTDTKRFTREVSEADFEAAATLTGTASEADLERIESPSVTPSVVETLATAIQRRDVRGSALATCVGAITDRDALAQAADDLLDMEGISTVLVYGYTEEMIYVSGRTRGGTVDLGETLREALDQIGSAGGHANMAGAQLPLGILNDLCESDELADVVHDLIAGRFFAALDAATESAEYMINPPLGGSKQ
- a CDS encoding CBS domain-containing protein, whose translation is MESKPRVKEYMTHEVSTVSPDDSVDEVTRRIVESEGHNGFPVCRELTVKGFVTARDLLAADSETPISAVMTPDILVADPEMAVTDAARVILRSGIQKLPVVDDEGRLIGILSNTDVVRSQIERVTPEKVGKLRRSLEQIHNGVELTEERRTVSLADLTPTQERVYADELAGRRYELERGLAEPLVVIDNTGTADTDTPELYLADGHHRVLAADSLDIPEMDAYVIVLNESVDLGIAKTANKHDLTSIEDIAIVDYARHPLVETTERLQE
- a CDS encoding hydantoinase/oxoprolinase family protein, whose amino-acid sequence is MSTDASEEQPTVIGVDVGGTFTDVVLLADGELTTLKVPTTKDQSKGVMQGLTRACSAADIAPSEIDAFSHAMTVSVNALLEENGAKTALITTEGFRDVLEIGRQDRPALYDLNADKPTPLVPRRRRFELGERATTEGIERPVDDSEIDRLVDTIVDSEIESVAVCLLHAYAHPDNEKRVAARLRERLDVPVSASHEVLAEFREYERSSTTVVDAYVRPPIERYLSRLEGRAVDAGVPTPRIMQSNGGIADSETVRKRAVTTVLSGPAAGVTSASAVETDKEGLITFDMGGTSSDVSLVREGGAEITTDAKIGGRPIGVPMVDVHTVGAGGGSIGWVDAGGALRVGPESAGAMPGPAAYGRGGTKPTVTDANLVLGYIGDDAELGGDLSLDAEAARTALDSLAAEAGVDGPLAAARGVYRIANANMTRAIRAVTVERGHDPRQFGLCAFGGAGPMHAAQMAETLGVDRVVVPYASGVRSAFGLLSADEKHDAAQTVRTPLSAVDSELIDETLSELRSDVLSRLGSGVDETAARVEYAADLRYSGQSFELTVPISRPVDIETVDSAFHAAHEQNSGYRMDDPVELVTLRATAVAEREPPAVVYEPEAPAQIGHREAFFDDEFVETPIYNRGEIAVDHSVGGPAIIEADESTTVVPPTWTATVSADGTLRLRREDSI